One genomic window of Mus musculus strain C57BL/6J chromosome 4, GRCm38.p6 C57BL/6J includes the following:
- the 9430015G10Rik gene encoding uncharacterized protein C1orf159 homolog precursor produces MALQCLLLLTGLLTGGVCKSTESQAQQPECCMDVVDFNATCLGTGLCGPGCYRHWNADGSASCVRCWNGTLPTYNGSECRILTGRGVQLPMNRSTGTPGQPHFGGPHVAASLFLGTLFISTGLILSVAGFFYLKRSSKLPEVFYRRDRAPVLQPGETAAMVPLPQSSVRKPRYIRREQHPDKNRDPSAFSTVEAHISNV; encoded by the exons ATGGCACTGCAGTGTCTCCTGCTCCTGACTGGCCTTCTGACAGGAGGCGTGTGCAAGTCCACAGAAAGCCAG GCCCAGCAACCTGAGTGTTGCATGGATGTGGTAGACTTCAATGCTACCTGCCTCGGTACAGGTCTCTGTGGCCCAG GTTGCTACAGGCACTGGAATGCAGATGGGAGCGCTAGCTGTGTCCGGTGCTGGAATGGGACCCTCCCGACATACAATGGCTCTGAGTGTAGAATTC TCACTGGCCGGGGCGTGCAGCTTCCCATGAACAGGAGCACGGGGACACCTGGACAGCCACATTTTG GGGGTCCTCATgtggcagcttctctcttcctgGGGACACTCTTCATCAGCACAGGCCTCATCCTCTCTGTGGCTGGATTCTTCTACCTCAAGCGCTCCAGCAAACTTCCTGAGGTTTTCTACAGGAGAGACAGAG CCCCTGTCCTGCAGCCTGGTGAGACA GCTGCCATGGTCCCCCTGCCACAGTCTTCAG TGAGGAAGCCAAGATACATCCGGCGTGAGCAGCACCCAGACAAGAATAGGGACCCTTCTGCCTTCTCTACAGTGGAGGCCCACATCAGCAACGTCTGA
- the Rnf223 gene encoding RING finger protein 223: MSSGHRVWRAAMPPYRQNSSTASVPRSPGSGGSPKSPSTPGSVKVASPLECSICFSGYDNIFKTPKELSCSHVFCLECLARLAAAQPAGRSGREAVPCPFCRQPTTVPVAGAPALRTSRQLQAKLPAHLQREEPVWLEGTKLCCRPLPTTSGQEDGGFVSVDVGLSKPAEPTLPVPVQDPAPNPGWLARCWARFRDWRRVALVSVLLLVLFCVILWPVQCALKTGNLRCINRPPAATATATVTTDALSFGVLANN; the protein is encoded by the coding sequence ATGTCATCAGGCCACCGGGTGTGGCGTGCAGCTATGCCACCCTACCGCCAGAACAGCTCCACAGCCTCAGTGCCCAGGTCCCCTGGCTCAGGGGGCAGCCCCAAGTCCCCCAGTACTCCTGGCTCAGTGAAGGTGGCCTCCCCATTGGAATGCTCCATCTGCTTCTCAGGCTACGACAACATCTTCAAGACACCCAAAGAGCTTTCCTGCTCTCACGTCTTCTGTCTCGAGTGCTTGGCTAGGCTGGCAGCTGCCCAGCCTGCAGGCCGCTCTGGCAGAGAAGCTGTGCCCTGTCCATTCTGCCGACAGCCCACAACCGTGCCTGTCGCTGGGGCTCCTGCCCTGCGCACCAGCCGTCAGCTACAGGCCAAGCTGCCAGCACACCTACAGAGAGAGGAGCCTGTGTGGCTCGAGGGCACCAAACTGTGTTGCCGCCCCTTGCCCACCACTTCTGGCCAAGAGGACGGTGGCTTTGTAAGTGTGGACGTAGGCCTGAGCAAACCAGCTGAGCCCACCCTACCTGTACCTGTCCAAGACCCTGCACCCAACCCAGGCTGGCTGGCTCGCTGCTGGGCGCGCTTTAGGGACTGGCGTCGCGTAGCCCTGGTTTCTGTGCTGTTGCTAGTGCTGTTTTGTGTGATACTCTGGCCTGTGCAGTGTGCACTCAAAACTGGAAATCTGCGTTGCATTAACCGACCACCTGcagccaccgccaccgccactgTCACCACCGATGCCCTCTCCTTTGGGGTCTTAGCCAACAACTAG